The window taaagggtggtcttgatcgtaactttatacgtattttattgtttagtgttcgcttaagaggtaccgaccatgccatgagtggacgcaatcgttactttaaacttaaacacgcttaattttggtttttaaacgttccttccatacctcgactgtgataagggtggtctcaatcttggccaaaagtaaacggtacttaatggaTACAAATAgcacgatttcatagcaaaattgatgtaaatattaatgatattttaggtatattttaggcttaacaaatctccacacttaatcttttgctagtcccgagcaaaatttcattgaatttatcctttaactaatctctttatgaaaataaaacatatatctttgtattcttttttttttaaattagttaagccgaaaagattaaTCTTGTATGACAAATTTATACGCTTTGTCAATAGAACTGACATGTATAAATTCaataactaataaattatttaccacaCTATCCCTATAAAAAAAATCTTCTAGTTGATTTTTATATTTCACATGACTTGTTAGATCATAAATTAAGGAGAACTAAAGTATATACGtggaaaaattatatttacctACTATCAACCCTTAATGTTtgaaatcataaaattttaaccaATTTTATCTCTGTCTATATGAAAATTTGAGCATACTAGTTTACTATTTTTTGACTCGTTATTTAACTGTGACATCAGAcattccaaacatcaattatatataaaatgtttaCTCTAGTActaaaacaattataaataacaTACCAAGATACTTTACCCTACAACTAAGTCTACTTATAAgatgcttcaaaaaaaaatgtctGCCTATAAATTAATTGGAAAAAAAgatctaaattttttattattttattaacacATTTCAAATATTCTGTTAAATGCACAAAACTAATTCAATTTATCAACGAAACTTGTTAGAAAAGTCTAATGGGATAGTCAATCAAAGGTCAAAGCAGTGTGCTCAAATTTTCTATATGGCAGAAATAAAATTAACCTTGTTTAGAAATGTTAggataaaattttatcatttcataTGATAGatgtaaattttcaaaaaataatagGATAAATCAGTCTATGATAAAATTAACTATTTGATGCATGCATCCatctataaattttatattaaatgataaatttatccttttataaccatttaattttctatatgtGTTTGATtaagttttgtgttttttttagtttagttttatgtgttttttgttatataaatacaagtttgtgttattaataaaattatattattattcagtaattttttaattaaaagtaaataatcaaatttataataacttgatattttaatttgaaacaataagggttaattacaatgAAATGTCCCGTGGTTTCGCCGATTTGTAGCTTAGTACTTGTGGTATATatactgtatatatatatttttttgcaaCTAGAGGGTTgcatttgtaaagaaaaataccaCATATACCAATCTACACGTCTATATATAACCACATAATATCTACTTGTAATTAAtccaaataataaatatatttttcatataatatttattttatggagtatttataatttatgcactaatgaatatttaatttattaatgatccataaaatttataaattaaatagtcattaatttttttttgtaacctaatcaataaaattaaaatttgaaataacaCTCCCTTAAATCTTAAATATTTGACATTTTCAGGATTGTAAAATTAATCACAAATATTTGACGTTTTGCTTTTTTTAGTTATTTGTTTTGTAAAGACTATTCACTACATTCAAAGTTTCTTAATTTTGAtgttatattaaaaatgaaaaaagtgAGGCTAAGTTTGTTATTAGGATACTGTATTAAATGGTTTCTCTCTCATATAATGGTTGAGCAATAAGCATTAGAATGTTAAAAAACATATTGATTAAGATCAAAATTTTAATGCTTggaccaaaaaactaaactacAAATTATTGGAAAACcaaaatgacttatattttgaaaaaaaatttaactttctaaaacgacttatattATGGGACGGGGGAGTatcatttatataaaaaaaattataaatatttatataaaaatttattgatggAGAAGTATTTAGTTTTATCAATACGTTCaataactaataaattatttagcacaacctatatataatataaaacagtgacGATAGAGATGAGGTGTCACTTCTTAATTTTTTAcagataaaaatataatataatatattaattttaattttattattatatttatgtatgaaaagattattttatcagtactatatctaagagttctacaaaatttaaattaatccttaaaatctctctaattctctgctcttttatatataatataaaatagtaatgaTGGAGCTGAGATGTTACTACCTCCTTTgttatgataaaaaatataatataacgtataatatattaattttaattttattattatatttatctataaaaaggtATAAAAAGATTATTCAGAGTAAATGTGATTTTTATAGTTCACATGGTTTGTGTCGGATCATAAATTAAGGAGAACCAAACGGACACTGAAAATAAAATTAGCAATTCATTTTAAAATTCATAGAATAAATGGTGATGGTATCTCTCTTTCATTATTTTGCATTAGTTATgctaggattttttttttttttccaaactttcTTCAAGTAGTTTGAGTTTAGCCTGCTGCTTTTGTTTATGTGTTCACAAAATTCAATAGGTTGGAAATTCTTCAGATGAAAATTTTGACTGGAACAGTGAAGATGAACGTGAAATTGAGAATTGCGGACCTCCTTCTGCAGAAGCTATGCCAAGCGCAATGGAGGTGGAGGTAATGTAAATCACCTCTGTTTCATTTCTAGTTAGATAGATTTTCACGAAGTAAAATCCACCAAGAACACTTTCAAAGCACCCTGTAATCGAGATCTTTTTTCTTTAGCTTTACCTTTCGATTCCGCAACTACTACGGAATTTCCCCCAAAAACTTCGAGGAAAATGGGACTTTGCCTTGCCTCATTTTGCGTATTTTATCAGTGTCGTGAAAAATTCTATTGTGCATTTTGTATCTAAACCTATCAATTTGATTTGAATGAAGGCAAGTTCATCTGCAAGTGGTTCTGGCTCCAACGTGATGAATTATTTTATTGGAATGGGCTTTCCACGAGAAATGGTTGCTGAAGCAATTCAGGCTAACGGTATCAAATCTTTCTTTCTGTGATCTGAATTTCTCACCTAATAAGTGTAATCTATAACCATGGTGGTGTTAAATGTTTAGGGGAGGGGAGTATAGACTTGATTTTGGAGAGACTGCTCACATACTCGGTGAGACAATATCTGCTTTTAATCCATAGTTATCTTCTGTAGTTTAGTTTCTACTTTAATGGAATATTATGTTTTTGCAGGCAATTAAAGAATCTCCTGAAGCACAGCCAAATGTTGACCCTGAtcctagttcttcttcttcagaatatGACGAGAGCTTCCTAGATGGTTTTTCAGACTCAGATAGTTCTGAAAATGAGGTAGCTAAGCTATCATTCTTGCTATAGTACCTGGTTGTTAAATGGACATATGGACTAACAAATAATTAGATGGAAGGAGTGTATGTTTTTTAATCATGTTGAGGTATAAATCTGTAGAAAATGCATCTGAATCTGAATTTCATCGTGATGTTTATATGTTGTCCCATGCTTTTATGAGTTCCCCCCGTTATATGTACTTATATGAGTTCATTTTGAGGTTCATTCAAAAATTGGTTCTTTGGTTTGTTTATTTATCTATCAGGTTATTGCTCAACTGGCAAGAATGGGTTACAGCGAGAAGGACACTAAATTAGCTCTAGAGAGATGTGGTGCGTAATTTAATCTGTTCTGACTTCATTATGCTCATTTGACTGAACATTATGTGATACAATCAGTTGCATGACTACTTTGATATATTCTATTCAGCCTAATGAAAATTTctgccaattttttttcttgGTATGTAACTAGTGAACAAACCAGCTGCCTAGAATTATTGAGtttcagtttttttatttttggttgaATACATTAGAGGACCCTTGAACTTTGCCTAAAAAATGATTGGCCCCTGAGCTTTAAGAatgtcttttctttttttccagAGATTTAAGAATGTCATtttagctccttgaacttgcttaaCGTGATTTGATTAACCTCCTAGTTCTACGTGGTGAGTAAGATGTGAATTCGGAAAATTGAAGCGTGTATCACTTTAAGACAAGTTCGAGTACCAATtggtcactttaagcaagttcgagTACCAATTGGTctctttaagcaagttcaagatACCAACTAAATTTAGCATTTGACCTATATTCTCTGGTTCAGGAGAGCAAGCCTCAATGGCAGAGTTGGCAGATTTCATCTGTGCTGCTCAAATGGCAAAGGCATTTGAGGCTCCAGAAGAGAaggtaattttccctttatttgaagtgttcttttttttattaaaacatagagaagaaaataaaagaacaaTGAAATCTGAAGTCGTTTCAAGGATCAATACTCCTTTTGATTTTGGTATCCGTTGATAACTGGAAAGCTTGTACATTAACTTGATATCAGTGTTGCACAGACACTTCTCTGTGTTTCTTGTCCGTGTCTGTTGTGAGTCGGTGTTTATTTCTGTTTGAAGGttattttatgaaggttatgttttaaaataactTATATCCGTTTCGGTGTTGCGCAACATAGCTTGTGATTGTTTTGTTGAATTTGCTGCACCAATTTGACAGCCAAGGATCCAGCACTTGGATGAACATTATTACACTAAGCAGACGAAGAAGCTGAAGCTAATACATGGAGATGATGAGATGATAGGACTCCCAAATCCGATGATTGGTTTCGGACTACCAACCGATTCAGTTATCGTGACCCGTAGAACACTTCCGGAAGCTGCGAAGGGGCCGCCGtatttttattatgaaaatGTGGCAATGGCTCCTAAAGGGGTTTGGCAAACCATCTCAAGTTTCTTATATGAAGTGAAGCCGGAATTCGTTGATTCAAAACATTTGTGTGCTGCAGCAAGGAAAAGGGGATACATTCACAATCTTCCAATTCACAACAGGTCTCCCCTTGTTCCATTGCCTCCACAGACCATAAGTGAAGCATTTCCATTGACAAAGAGATGGTGGCCTTCATGGGACACGAGGACGAAATTAAATTGCCTACAAACGGTTATCGCGAGCGCGAAAGTGACGGATAGGATTCGTGAAGCTGTTGTGGGTTATGAGGGAGAACCTCCTTTGAGTGTCCAGAAGTTTGTTCTTGAGCAGTGCAGGAAATGGAATCTGGTATGGGTTGGGAGGAACAAAGTTGCACCACTTGAGCCGGATGAGATAGAAATGCTCCTTGGTTTTCCTAGGTACCACACAAGGGGAGGTGGCACAAATCGGACTGATAGATACAAATCCCTTGGTAACTCATTCCAGGTAAGATTTACGAATTTTCAAAGACTGTGcttatggtttaaaagtttgcaaacataGGTCTAAGATTTCCTCCATAATTTAACCAATACTTTTTCAATAAAACCACCCAAATTTACCTACATAACACAAAAAATCTTGCGATATTTCCATTTTCATTATGCTCCTGCTAACATATAAGAAAAAATTCAAgcagaaaaaattaataaaataattcaaaatttgaaaaagtctTATCTTTGCAGCTCAAacctatattttcaaattttgaaaCTACAAGAATGTCTTTGCAAATGCTCGAacgaggtttatttttgtatttatccCTAATAGTcagagtaaattacatccatggtctCTTAACATTTGTCTTACTTTCGTTATAGCCCTTAAATTTCAAAAGCGGATAGTGAGACCtcctttattaatataaaagttaTTTATGAAAGTGGGAAagtccaaaaattaaagtttaaaactcacattttttattttctaaaatcatacTAGAGCTTTTTTCGCTCTAAATAGAGatcaaaactaaaaagtttCAAGACttaaagttgtttaaattgaatgttacGTTAATAAAGGGCAAAGTTCATGGACTTTTATATCCGGTTTGAAATTTTGACCACAATTAAAGAAAGGCCGAAGTTGAGTGATTATGCGTGTAATTTGCCCTCTTGATCTCCAATCTAACATATGGTTCTTAAATTGAAAAATTGTTTCAGATTGATACAGTTGCGTACCATCTATCAGTATTGAAATACATGTTCCCAGGAGGCATAAATGTGCTGTCTCTATTCTCAGGGATAGGAGGGGCAGAGGTTGCTCTTCACCGGCTGGGTATTAGACTGAAGAATGTAGTATCAGTTGAGAAGTCGGAAGTAAATAGAAACCTAGTGAGAAGCTGGTGGCAAGAAACCGACCAGGATGGGAACTTGATAGACTTAGAAGATGTTCAAGATCTAAGAGAAGATAGATTAGAGCAAATGATTAAATCATTCGGAGGATTCGATCTGATAATAGGTGGAAGTCCATGTAATAATCTTGCTGGTAATAATCGACTCCACCGTGATGGTTTAGAGGGTAAAGAATCCTCACTTTTCTTCGAGTATTGGCGAATTTTGGATACTGTCAAACGTATTATGAAGAGAAACAATggaaattattaaattaagactaggaatttttgtttttgtttctatACGAAAATGTCAAATTAGGTGATTTAAAGTGTACAAACGCTTATATTCCAGTTATTATGGGGGAAAACTACTCCATTTTACATATTGAAGTTAAGTTTACATACCTCAATGTAATAAAGTGAGACAAATATATTAATCCATATAATTAAGGTGCAGACTGTAAGACAAAATTTTATCCAAAGTATTTAAATAAAAGagttattttcataaaaataaaataaaacttatcTTACTTATTTTAAAAATCTGTTATATTTTGgaataatttataatataaataatgattttatgGTTCATGTATGATCAAGTTTATGAATAATAAAAGTAAGGTTTAAAACATCAATTATttcttgaatttgtttaaaaagtAAATTGATACTTTAAGCTTTTAAGATTTCTAAATTTTGAAATCGTCCGTCCACTAAATTTGTCTAAAAAAAGACCAATTGGTTTTCTGGACTTTTAACATTTATTTGAGAGTTGGGAAGTTTAACGGAGGTAATGTAAGGAAATATAAAGTGATAAAAATAAaggttaaattttattttgtctgtgagtttataaaatataaataaaagttaaaatgttAACTTTCATTAGAAAGTTTTTGTTTTTAACATGaaattcatcaaataaaaatattacagGTGTAGAGGGCCAGTCCTGATAATTTATGAGCTCAacggaaaaaagaaaaaggatctctttaataaaaaaaattatatgtaaaaaattaaaatatattccaATAAATAATagggaaaagtacgaaaaaatgATTGTGGTTTGTCCATTTTGCAAATAGagacatgtggtttaaaagtttacaaataaaggtttgtggtatgttttatttacaaaacaaagtattacaattacacagttaagttctgattacaaccaatgatatttttatcttaaaaaaaaattattcttacatatcagtAAAACACCATCCCCGAAAAAAACAATTTCTAAtttgaaacaataaataatatgttggaattttacgtttttttactaatctgacaatttattaactaaattgatatttaagttcattttacagttgcaatttgattttgctgtattttttcaatatatataaatgtaactgaaaaaaatgctcttattatcatcaattacttaaaagtttaatttaaatactttgttttgtaaaagaAAACATATCACAtacctttatttgtaaatttttaaacgaCGAACCTTTATTTACAAATAAGGcaaaccacaagcatttttttcgtactttgccctaaataataaacaaaatatttCATTAGTAAAGTtaattctctctctctatatatatataggtgcaCTCTTAATGGGTATTACCATTTATCACCATCCATGGGTACTACGATAATAGCCATTGGATTAAAATTTAATGGtctagatttaaatttattcattaatattaatattaaattaaaattaaaatattaaaaagttaatattgaaaattaattacagtttccaaaaaaataataataattacaaCTCCGAATAATTCATTTCAACTTCCAAGGTAAAAGAATAGTGGGTTACATTGTTTGATAgtaaaactatcaaattaagttacgaaattcaattttttttttttaagtaagcTACAAATTATGTTAGTGTAGCTAAATTAATTAAGTATTGATTTCTAAAATTGTACATAGATTCAAATTTGGACACTCTCACAATTGTGATATCTCACACTATGTctatgttttatattttatatttttatattttgtatttttatatttttcgactTATAACTTTTACTCTTAGTTTAATTACCTCTTTAAAAATTCAGTTAATTTTTTAACAGTtcacaaagtttttttttttttttaccttttcctatttttaatttccttttattttctttttcgtcATATAAAAAGTAAATGATTTATGACGAAATGAAAATTCATATGCATAATACTACGCTCTTACTGTAACATTAGGTGTAACAACAAATTTTTGTCACCAATTGTGTATAGTGACGAAAAATCATGTTTTCATGACAATTTTTGTACGTCATAAAAGACCAAATTTCTTATAGTAATTTACgtgaatcttttatttttagatatagttTTAGAAAGGTTGGaattaatttacataaaattgcatttttaccaaaaataataactttggacttaattaaaaatttataaccctaatttatgtaaagttgtaCTTAATGAAAACTTATAACCTTAAATGTGAACTTTACCTAAAACTTAGATTTATGCATAAATTATATTCAACACTTCATATCCACTACTTATATTTTCAATACTTAATTTAGAGTTTTTATCAAACGCAACATCTTAATGTATCTTtcgtataatatttattttatgtagTGTTCGTTAAAAGTGCAACTGAGCTAAGTGTCGAGCTTTGGCATGCTCATGCTCGGCTCGACAGAAAATGAACAAGCTCGAGTTTGAGCTCAATTTGAGCTCAACATCCTTTTCGAGTTTGGTCATTAAGACAATTATTTGACCGTGAGCTGCTCGGGAGCACCTTGTTTATTTGTTCACGAGTTTTTCTCACAAGCCCATCGTTGATTATGTTTATAGACTTTGTTCGTGAATAATTCATTAACTGTGTTCACAATCTACGTAGTTTTGAAACCTACAAATTAAACGTTTCAtacaaaactatgtagttttacaTTTCGCCCTGTATACTACTATTGAAAAAATAGTCAAACCAAGCTTGCTCATGAACATCATAACCGAGTTTCTTTGTCAGCTTGTTCACAAACTTATAACCGAGCATGTTTGTGGGCTTTCGATTCGATTTTCACTATGCTCAAGTTAGCTCCGTTATGAATTGAGCCTCAAAATCGTACT of the Euphorbia lathyris chromosome 7, ddEupLath1.1, whole genome shotgun sequence genome contains:
- the LOC136201517 gene encoding DNA (cytosine-5)-methyltransferase DRM1-like; the encoded protein is MPSAMEVEASSSASGSGSNVMNYFIGMGFPREMVAEAIQANGEGSIDLILERLLTYSAIKESPEAQPNVDPDPSSSSSEYDESFLDGFSDSDSSENEVIAQLARMGYSEKDTKLALERCGEQASMAELADFICAAQMAKAFEAPEEKPRIQHLDEHYYTKQTKKLKLIHGDDEMIGLPNPMIGFGLPTDSVIVTRRTLPEAAKGPPYFYYENVAMAPKGVWQTISSFLYEVKPEFVDSKHLCAAARKRGYIHNLPIHNRSPLVPLPPQTISEAFPLTKRWWPSWDTRTKLNCLQTVIASAKVTDRIREAVVGYEGEPPLSVQKFVLEQCRKWNLVWVGRNKVAPLEPDEIEMLLGFPRYHTRGGGTNRTDRYKSLGNSFQIDTVAYHLSVLKYMFPGGINVLSLFSGIGGAEVALHRLGIRLKNVVSVEKSEVNRNLVRSWWQETDQDGNLIDLEDVQDLREDRLEQMIKSFGGFDLIIGGSPCNNLAGNNRLHRDGLEGKESSLFFEYWRILDTVKRIMKRNNGNY